One Candidatus Sulfurimonas baltica DNA segment encodes these proteins:
- the fabD gene encoding ACP S-malonyltransferase encodes MKKIAMIFAGQGSQAIGMGKDFYEHSDIAREMFDKAGQRIGVDFKGLIFEENDKLGQTAYTQPAILLVQMVAYRLFKEACPDIKAELFLGHSLGEFSALCASGAIDYVDAVELVHRRGQLMQDACSDIEAGMMALVGLDDESIEKVCLDAQSNGKKVWPANYNQDGQLVVAGMKADLSSLEQTFKDAGAKKAILLNMSVASHCELLSSAQIPFESLMESMIENSFEAPIISNVTTTPYSTKTEAVSLLKDQLVKPVKYKQSIEAISNDIDMAIEFGNGATLKGLNRRIAKDMITLNISDMESLAKVVEEVCS; translated from the coding sequence ATGAAAAAAATTGCGATGATATTTGCAGGACAAGGAAGTCAAGCCATAGGAATGGGAAAAGACTTTTATGAACACTCAGATATTGCTAGAGAGATGTTTGATAAAGCTGGACAAAGAATAGGTGTTGATTTTAAAGGGTTGATATTTGAAGAAAATGATAAGTTGGGACAAACAGCTTATACTCAACCAGCAATACTTTTAGTTCAAATGGTTGCTTACCGTCTGTTTAAAGAGGCATGTCCAGATATAAAAGCAGAGTTATTCTTGGGGCACTCTCTTGGTGAGTTTTCTGCTTTATGTGCCAGTGGTGCAATTGACTATGTAGATGCTGTTGAGTTGGTTCACAGGCGTGGACAACTTATGCAAGATGCGTGTAGTGATATTGAAGCTGGAATGATGGCCCTTGTTGGATTGGATGATGAGAGCATAGAAAAAGTTTGTTTAGATGCACAGTCAAATGGTAAAAAAGTTTGGCCAGCGAACTATAATCAAGATGGACAATTAGTTGTTGCGGGTATGAAAGCAGATTTAAGTTCATTAGAACAAACATTTAAAGATGCTGGTGCAAAAAAAGCTATACTTTTGAATATGTCTGTAGCTAGTCATTGTGAACTTTTATCATCTGCACAAATACCTTTTGAAAGTTTGATGGAGAGCATGATTGAGAATAGCTTTGAAGCTCCTATTATCTCAAATGTTACAACAACTCCATATAGTACAAAAACAGAAGCTGTATCACTACTTAAGGATCAGTTAGTTAAACCAGTAAAATATAAACAGTCAATTGAAGCTATTTCTAATGATATTGATATGGCTATAGAATTTGGAAACGGTGCTACATTAAAAGGTTTAAATCGTAGAATAGCTAAAGATATGATAACGTTGAATATTTCAGATATGGAATCATTAGCTAAGGTTGTAGAGGAAGTTTGTAGCTAA
- a CDS encoding nitrilase-related carbon-nitrogen hydrolase, whose product MRVTLVQSSPKLSRSNLEDVVLTISEFKDSSDLIVFPELSLNGYLLQDKLYEDAWNLDELNELKTLSLHVDIAIGAAIRDGDNFRNAALYFSDGKLLSKHYKVHLPNYGMFEEARYFSAGNIFESFMCKYGKVSMVVCEDLWHKSVHKDLIHENPDYILALVASPSRGFSDSGLEIEDKWLDIIKTVSTECKAKLIFVNRVGFEDGLGFWGGSCIVDEKGLITHKLPLYEKKVKTFKI is encoded by the coding sequence ATGAGAGTCACTTTAGTTCAGAGTTCGCCTAAGTTAAGTCGCTCCAATCTTGAAGATGTTGTTTTAACAATAAGTGAGTTTAAAGATAGTAGTGATTTAATAGTTTTTCCTGAGCTCTCTTTAAATGGATATTTACTTCAAGATAAGCTTTATGAAGATGCATGGAACTTGGATGAACTAAATGAGTTGAAAACATTAAGTTTACATGTAGATATCGCTATAGGTGCAGCAATAAGAGATGGTGACAATTTTAGAAATGCAGCCCTTTACTTTTCTGATGGTAAACTGCTCTCTAAGCATTATAAGGTACATCTTCCAAATTATGGTATGTTCGAAGAAGCTAGATACTTTAGTGCCGGAAACATTTTTGAAAGCTTTATGTGCAAATATGGGAAGGTGTCTATGGTCGTGTGTGAGGATTTATGGCACAAGTCTGTGCATAAAGATTTAATACATGAAAATCCTGATTATATTTTAGCTCTTGTAGCTTCTCCATCTCGTGGATTTAGTGATTCTGGTTTGGAGATAGAAGATAAATGGCTAGATATTATAAAGACAGTATCAACAGAGTGCAAAGCAAAATTAATTTTTGTTAACAGAGTTGGTTTTGAAGATGGTCTTGGTTTTTGGGGTGGAAGTTGCATAGTAGATGAAAAAGGACTTATAACTCATAAGTTGCCCCTTTATGAAAAAAAAGTAAAAACATTTAAAATATAA
- a CDS encoding 5'-methylthioadenosine/adenosylhomocysteine nucleosidase, which translates to MKIAIMGAMPEEIAPILKKLGEYKTTQYAGNKYYEASYKGVELVIAYSKIGKVFSTLTASTLIQHFGAEKLLFSGVAGAISPTLKVGDLIVATKLSQHDLDITAFGHPFGFVPEGAVFVEADKKMIEMSKEVAKEMGKIVQEGIIATGDQFVANEERKNWIGDTFKADALEMEGASVAVVCNALDIPFFILRAISDAADMDASFSFDEFLETSAVESAEFVMKMVDKIVE; encoded by the coding sequence ATGAAAATAGCAATAATGGGTGCGATGCCCGAAGAGATAGCTCCAATACTAAAAAAACTAGGTGAGTATAAAACAACTCAATATGCAGGAAATAAATATTATGAAGCGTCATACAAAGGTGTTGAATTAGTTATTGCCTATTCTAAAATAGGTAAAGTATTTTCAACTCTTACCGCTTCAACATTGATACAGCATTTTGGAGCAGAAAAACTTCTGTTTTCGGGAGTTGCTGGAGCTATATCTCCAACTCTTAAAGTTGGAGATTTAATTGTTGCAACTAAATTGTCTCAACATGATTTAGATATTACTGCTTTTGGTCATCCTTTTGGTTTTGTGCCAGAAGGTGCTGTTTTTGTTGAAGCAGATAAAAAAATGATTGAAATGAGTAAAGAAGTAGCAAAGGAGATGGGTAAAATAGTTCAAGAAGGAATTATTGCTACTGGTGATCAATTTGTTGCTAATGAAGAGAGAAAGAATTGGATTGGCGATACTTTTAAAGCTGATGCTCTTGAGATGGAAGGCGCTTCTGTTGCTGTAGTTTGTAATGCACTAGATATTCCATTTTTTATACTGCGTGCAATTAGTGATGCAGCTGATATGGATGCAAGCTTTTCTTTTGATGAGTTTCTTGAGACTAGTGCAGTTGAGAGTGCAGAGTTTGTAATGAAGATGGTAGATAAAATAGTTGAATAA
- a CDS encoding tRNA 2-thiocytidine biosynthesis TtcA family protein encodes MSKLGKTNAEFNLIEEGDKILVGLSGGKDSITMIHAMKEQQRRAPFKFEFIAVTISYGMGENYDALTAHCKEHDIPHIVHDTKVYDLAKDKIRKNSSFCSFFSRMRRGYLYTAAQENGCNKVALGHHMDDAAESFFMNFIYNGQMRSLAPIYRAENGLVVIRPLIQMRERQLSAFAADNNITTIGDEACPSMRFDVKMPHARANMKEMLCKMEKEFPSLFTSLNAAFKNISVDSFFDKEKFSI; translated from the coding sequence ATGTCAAAACTTGGTAAAACAAATGCTGAGTTTAACCTTATAGAAGAGGGTGATAAGATATTGGTTGGGCTTAGTGGCGGTAAAGATTCAATTACTATGATTCATGCTATGAAAGAACAACAACGCCGTGCTCCTTTTAAATTCGAATTTATAGCAGTAACAATAAGCTATGGAATGGGTGAGAATTATGATGCACTAACTGCTCATTGTAAAGAGCATGATATTCCTCATATTGTTCATGACACTAAAGTTTATGATTTAGCAAAAGATAAAATTCGAAAGAATTCATCATTTTGTAGTTTTTTTTCAAGAATGAGAAGAGGGTACCTATACACTGCTGCTCAGGAAAATGGTTGTAACAAGGTCGCGCTAGGTCACCATATGGATGATGCTGCAGAGAGTTTTTTTATGAACTTTATTTATAATGGTCAAATGCGCTCATTAGCGCCAATATATAGGGCTGAAAATGGATTGGTTGTTATTCGTCCTCTAATTCAGATGAGAGAGCGTCAGTTATCAGCATTTGCTGCAGATAATAACATTACTACAATTGGCGATGAGGCTTGTCCATCAATGCGCTTTGACGTTAAGATGCCACATGCCAGAGCAAATATGAAAGAGATGCTTTGCAAGATGGAGAAAGAGTTTCCTTCGCTTTTTACCAGCTTAAATGCGGCATTTAAAAATATATCTGTTGATAGTTTTTTTGATAAAGAGAAGTTTAGTATCTAG
- a CDS encoding YebC/PmpR family DNA-binding transcriptional regulator — MGRAFEYRKASKLKRWGAMSKLFPKLGKIITMAAKEGSSDPDMNSKLRTAIINAKAENMPKDNIEAAIKRASAKDTASMIEVNFEGKVPHGVQLFIECMTDNNTRTVANVKNILAKNGGEMLTKGSLDFMFDRKALIEFELKDGMDIEELELELIDAGLEEIEEEEGVVLVTGDYTSFGKLSEALEGMDIEITKANLERMPNTPITITDEQQEDIDKILEKLEDDDDVQKVFTNLA; from the coding sequence ATGGGTAGAGCCTTTGAGTATAGAAAAGCATCAAAATTAAAAAGATGGGGAGCAATGTCTAAATTGTTTCCAAAATTAGGAAAGATTATCACTATGGCTGCTAAAGAGGGCAGTAGTGATCCAGATATGAACTCCAAACTTCGTACGGCTATTATAAATGCCAAAGCTGAAAATATGCCAAAAGACAATATTGAAGCAGCTATAAAAAGAGCATCAGCAAAAGATACGGCTAGTATGATTGAAGTCAACTTTGAAGGTAAGGTTCCTCATGGTGTGCAACTTTTTATAGAGTGCATGACTGATAATAATACAAGAACAGTAGCCAATGTTAAAAATATACTTGCCAAAAATGGTGGGGAGATGCTAACAAAAGGCTCTTTGGACTTTATGTTTGACAGAAAAGCATTAATTGAATTTGAGCTAAAAGATGGCATGGATATTGAAGAGTTAGAACTGGAGTTAATTGATGCTGGTTTAGAAGAAATTGAAGAAGAAGAGGGAGTTGTTTTAGTTACCGGAGATTATACTAGTTTTGGAAAACTTAGTGAAGCTTTAGAAGGTATGGATATTGAAATAACAAAAGCAAATCTAGAAAGAATGCCAAATACACCTATAACTATTACGGATGAGCAACAAGAAGATATAGATAAAATTTTAGAAAAACTTGAAGATGATGATGATGTTCAAAAAGTTTTTACTAACCTAGCCTAA
- a CDS encoding YigZ family protein, with product MKYVNKHTTQTLEVKQSKFIAHLVPYVDYENILKQLKLSNPKARHFVVAFRYFNEYNQVVEHSSDDGEPNGTSGKPSLMVLQGNEIINSAVIVVRYFGGTKLGTGGLVRAYSETVNLVIGMSELFEYKEEVTRSISFIYSNVGKIEHQCLRYEIEIVNKVFETQVIYELKASKVDMECFLESVERLLY from the coding sequence ATGAAATACGTAAACAAACATACTACTCAAACGTTAGAAGTCAAGCAGTCAAAATTTATTGCTCATCTAGTGCCATATGTAGATTATGAAAATATTCTCAAACAATTAAAGCTATCTAATCCAAAAGCAAGGCACTTTGTTGTGGCTTTTAGGTATTTCAATGAATATAACCAAGTTGTTGAACATTCAAGTGATGATGGTGAACCAAATGGAACTTCTGGAAAACCAAGCTTAATGGTTCTTCAAGGTAACGAGATTATTAATAGTGCAGTTATAGTTGTGAGATACTTTGGTGGGACAAAATTAGGCACCGGTGGCTTAGTTAGAGCCTATAGCGAAACCGTTAACTTGGTTATTGGAATGTCAGAATTATTTGAGTATAAAGAGGAAGTCACTCGGAGTATATCTTTTATTTATTCTAATGTTGGAAAAATAGAACATCAATGTTTAAGATATGAAATTGAGATAGTCAATAAAGTTTTTGAAACACAAGTAATATATGAACTAAAAGCATCCAAAGTGGATATGGAGTGCTTTTTAGAGAGTGTTGAGCGATTACTATATTAG
- a CDS encoding type II secretion system F family protein, whose product MKYFIATILIKGKKEEHGLYAEDRKKANELAKLKHAGIIIKVAEGEEPLEARLKRFKTNLLKNIQKRKLKPDGLIASIRQLAVMTNAGISIYDSLNEIANSTDDQNLKLVFKKLAEDINSGHSLSKSMENFRFELGNLTIAMVQLGEKTGNLDESLYSLADMLEEIRANITKFKKAMAYPRNVMIAMAIAFTVLISYVVPQFKSIFEELNAELPLPTQILLTLEHLFNNYGPYVLAILFASFVTFKYLINNNKDIRFGWHNVLLKTMLIKNIIKYATLSRFTLVFSELIRAGIPIAEALDTSVAMIDNLPLKKKLLSVRATVEKGGTLNDGLKDTNLFENMIIQMISAGEDSGTLDTMIKKVAEYYKMRFDAIIDGLSEAIEPLMLLIIASMVILLALGIFLPMWDMGSAVNGR is encoded by the coding sequence ATGAAATATTTTATAGCAACTATACTTATAAAAGGTAAAAAAGAGGAGCATGGTTTATATGCTGAAGATAGAAAAAAAGCTAACGAACTTGCAAAATTAAAACACGCAGGAATCATTATTAAAGTTGCTGAGGGTGAAGAACCATTAGAAGCACGTTTGAAAAGATTTAAAACAAACTTATTAAAAAATATTCAAAAAAGAAAATTAAAACCGGATGGCTTAATTGCATCAATTCGGCAACTTGCCGTTATGACAAATGCTGGTATTTCTATATATGACTCCCTTAATGAAATCGCGAATTCAACCGACGATCAAAACTTAAAACTTGTTTTTAAAAAACTCGCTGAAGACATCAATTCAGGACATTCTTTATCTAAATCAATGGAAAATTTCCGTTTTGAGCTTGGTAATTTGACTATTGCAATGGTTCAGCTAGGAGAGAAAACAGGTAACTTAGATGAGTCTCTATACTCGCTTGCTGATATGCTTGAGGAAATTCGTGCAAACATTACAAAATTTAAAAAAGCTATGGCGTACCCTAGGAATGTAATGATAGCAATGGCTATTGCTTTTACTGTTTTAATCTCCTATGTTGTGCCACAATTTAAATCTATATTTGAAGAACTTAATGCTGAGCTTCCTCTACCAACTCAAATACTGTTAACATTAGAACACCTTTTCAACAACTATGGACCATATGTTTTAGCGATTCTTTTTGCATCATTTGTAACATTCAAATATCTCATAAACAACAATAAGGATATAAGATTTGGATGGCATAATGTACTTCTTAAAACAATGCTTATCAAAAACATAATCAAGTATGCAACTCTTAGCCGCTTTACTCTCGTCTTTTCTGAACTAATACGAGCAGGTATTCCAATAGCTGAAGCTCTTGACACTTCTGTAGCTATGATAGACAACCTTCCACTAAAGAAAAAACTATTGTCTGTAAGAGCAACTGTTGAAAAAGGTGGAACACTCAACGATGGTCTCAAGGATACTAATCTTTTTGAAAATATGATTATTCAAATGATTAGTGCAGGAGAAGATAGTGGTACTCTAGACACAATGATAAAAAAAGTTGCAGAATACTACAAAATGAGATTTGATGCGATTATTGATGGTCTTTCAGAAGCAATAGAACCACTAATGCTATTAATAATAGCATCTATGGTTATTTTATTGGCTCTAGGTATATTTTTACCTATGTGGGATATGGGAAGTGCCGTTAATGGGAGATAA
- a CDS encoding GspE/PulE family protein, whose amino-acid sequence MDRITSDLLENGSIMQGQVDRLISKGLDTNLILRDITLSGFITMDRLIRFVVDKIQNGVYDISIIEDYDYIQEKDVLVKLAEKQDLLFLDLDSIDMDYRLTENISLTQLKKYNVFPVSEDEMSVTIAFCDPLDLEAQESVQRLFIRKPIKVAVSTKKQILSYLFKVELKDSVKGLVKKIRDELNSISSLEEQQEASSILLLIDVILNACIKGRASDVHIEPTEKNCVVRARIDGKLAEIFIFEKDIYPPLASRLKLLANLDIAEKRKPQDGRFSTLVGSREYDFRISTLPILYGESIVMRVLDKQKALVKLEEAGMDSASYHKLLKGLEAPYGIILVTGPTGSGKTTTLYGALNELRNVEDKVITVEDPVEYRMNLIQQVQVNPKVGLSFADALRSILRQDPDKIMIGEIRDKETLEIAIKAALTGHLVISTLHTNDSISAIARMVDMGIPHYLISGALVAIQAQRLVRKICVHCKTVAKVPASVIEEMHGLIPENSKFYIGKGCKECNDTGYMGREMICEVLTITDELSSLIAKGSSNDVLHTQAVKDGFIGILKNGIDKAIEGITSLEEILKVAK is encoded by the coding sequence ATGGATAGAATTACTTCGGATTTACTAGAAAATGGCTCCATTATGCAGGGACAAGTCGATAGACTGATTTCAAAAGGGTTAGACACGAACCTAATCCTTAGAGATATCACGCTATCTGGATTTATTACAATGGATAGGTTGATTCGATTTGTTGTTGATAAGATTCAAAATGGTGTTTATGATATCTCAATCATAGAGGACTATGACTATATACAAGAAAAAGATGTTTTAGTAAAGTTAGCTGAGAAACAGGATCTTCTATTTTTGGATCTTGACTCTATTGATATGGACTACAGGTTGACTGAAAACATATCACTGACACAACTTAAAAAATATAATGTTTTCCCTGTATCAGAAGATGAAATGAGTGTTACAATTGCTTTTTGTGATCCACTTGACTTAGAAGCTCAAGAATCTGTTCAGAGGCTTTTTATCAGAAAGCCTATTAAGGTAGCGGTATCCACAAAAAAACAGATTCTTTCTTATCTTTTTAAGGTAGAACTTAAAGATAGCGTCAAAGGACTTGTAAAAAAAATAAGAGATGAGCTCAACTCAATCAGCTCTTTAGAAGAGCAACAAGAAGCATCTTCTATATTGCTTCTTATTGATGTAATATTAAACGCATGTATTAAAGGTCGTGCTAGTGATGTACATATTGAACCTACAGAGAAAAACTGCGTTGTTCGCGCACGTATTGATGGAAAACTAGCAGAAATATTTATTTTTGAAAAAGATATATACCCTCCTCTGGCATCAAGATTAAAACTGCTTGCAAATCTTGATATTGCAGAAAAAAGAAAACCACAAGATGGACGTTTCTCAACGCTTGTTGGCTCTAGAGAATATGACTTTCGTATATCAACACTACCTATATTATATGGTGAGTCTATTGTTATGAGGGTATTGGACAAACAAAAAGCATTAGTTAAACTAGAAGAGGCAGGGATGGATAGCGCAAGTTATCACAAGCTTCTAAAAGGTTTAGAAGCTCCATATGGCATCATATTGGTAACAGGTCCAACCGGTAGTGGTAAAACGACTACTCTATATGGTGCACTAAATGAACTAAGAAATGTTGAAGATAAGGTTATAACAGTTGAGGATCCGGTGGAGTACAGAATGAACCTTATTCAGCAGGTTCAAGTAAACCCAAAAGTAGGTCTTAGTTTTGCAGATGCACTTCGTTCAATATTAAGACAAGATCCTGATAAAATAATGATTGGTGAGATTCGTGACAAAGAGACATTGGAGATAGCTATTAAAGCAGCGCTCACAGGTCACTTAGTTATATCAACACTGCATACCAATGACTCAATCAGTGCAATAGCACGTATGGTTGACATGGGTATACCACATTATTTAATCAGCGGTGCGCTAGTTGCTATACAAGCACAAAGGCTGGTTAGAAAAATATGTGTACATTGCAAAACTGTAGCAAAAGTACCAGCGTCTGTTATAGAAGAGATGCATGGGCTAATTCCAGAAAATTCTAAATTTTATATTGGAAAAGGGTGCAAAGAGTGCAATGATACCGGATACATGGGTAGAGAAATGATATGTGAAGTTCTAACCATTACAGATGAACTTTCATCTTTGATTGCAAAAGGCTCATCTAATGATGTACTGCATACGCAAGCAGTCAAAGATGGCTTTATAGGAATACTAAAAAATGGTATTGACAAAGCTATTGAAGGTATAACAAGTTTAGAAGAAATTTTAAAGGTGGCAAAATAA
- a CDS encoding ATP-binding protein, producing the protein MKSSIYQISRDVFLDTVNAEDYIQLDRVSTIYQSLKYSMNKPLKMILLYGKPGTGKSMFLTKLHKDLSPIQKIHLYKTPILDESEFFKTLAQDLFDIKYSGELNFTQFMKVVEGNELDSGIVPLILLDEAQLYSTPLMEKIRLLSDTRKVKFVIALHKTEKEDIIAKEHFQTRIWESIKLDNSSSAELKIYIQKKLLKANCFDSANMFSKKSVNLIHKLTDGNYRDTNKLIYTVFDIYEHYLQNNPSKINGDFISNKIIEMSAIHTGLLNA; encoded by the coding sequence ATGAAATCTAGTATTTATCAAATCTCCAGGGATGTTTTTTTAGATACTGTAAACGCTGAAGATTATATACAATTAGACAGAGTATCTACTATTTACCAATCTCTAAAGTACTCTATGAATAAACCTCTTAAAATGATACTTCTTTATGGAAAGCCAGGTACTGGAAAAAGTATGTTTTTAACAAAATTGCATAAAGATCTCTCTCCTATACAAAAAATTCATCTTTATAAAACGCCCATCTTAGATGAAAGTGAGTTTTTCAAAACGCTTGCTCAAGATTTGTTTGATATTAAATATAGTGGTGAATTAAACTTTACACAATTTATGAAAGTAGTAGAAGGAAATGAATTAGATTCTGGAATTGTTCCACTTATACTTCTTGATGAAGCACAATTGTACTCAACTCCTCTTATGGAAAAAATAAGACTTCTATCTGACACAAGAAAAGTAAAGTTTGTAATTGCCCTTCACAAAACAGAGAAGGAAGACATCATTGCTAAGGAACATTTTCAAACAAGAATTTGGGAAAGCATTAAACTTGACAACTCTTCAAGTGCAGAACTTAAAATCTATATTCAAAAAAAACTTTTAAAAGCAAACTGCTTCGACAGTGCAAACATGTTTTCTAAAAAATCTGTAAATTTAATTCATAAACTAACAGATGGTAACTATAGAGATACGAATAAACTAATTTATACAGTATTTGACATATATGAGCATTACTTACAAAACAATCCATCTAAAATCAATGGAGATTTTATTTCAAATAAAATTATTGAAATGTCGGCAATACACACAGGACTTCTAAATGCTTAA
- the mshL gene encoding pilus (MSHA type) biogenesis protein MshL, whose translation MKLIKTTMYTTLITLLLSSSVLADCSYELFSISSTKNTKIIDFVEQLSDECDFSIIISDSHAEEFLNTKLQKTNLNNLTIDEVFNIVLKENNLSYTLENNILKISYLNTKMFSIDYILSQRKGESNTDITLSSEGAGTTRAVATTTTTDGNSKGGGGAGKSGMKIESTDEVVFWNQLDLELQRVLNRPQDKYKAEAPIINKNAGIVTVTATVKQMDRLEGYLKNLQDKVQLQVLIDVQLLSVTMSKGKTTGVDWKQLYALQDINIEFGASAGQRSGVKQDDSFITLSSASGVHLNEVIKFLKTQGDVTSISNPKVLTLNNQPALITAGVEYFYKITSTETLAGATSGTQSSSEDVQSVFAGVLLDITPEISDDKTITLKINPSLSEAISTTFIATGAADRTMPPDLSRRQLSSVVTVKDGNRIILGGLITTLDSIDVNKVPILGDIPILNYLFKYENKVRTVTELVIVIEPHIINKEKDTLSLSDLGYTNISKDQLSNTKKKEADEI comes from the coding sequence ATGAAACTTATAAAAACTACAATGTATACAACATTAATAACTCTTCTACTTTCAAGTAGTGTATTAGCAGACTGTTCTTATGAACTATTTAGCATAAGCTCAACAAAGAACACAAAAATAATAGATTTTGTTGAACAGCTTAGCGATGAGTGTGATTTTAGTATTATAATATCTGATTCTCATGCTGAAGAGTTTTTAAATACCAAATTACAAAAAACCAACCTTAACAACTTAACAATAGATGAAGTTTTCAACATTGTATTGAAAGAGAATAATCTATCATATACACTTGAGAACAATATTCTAAAGATTTCATATCTAAATACAAAGATGTTCAGTATCGACTATATACTCTCACAAAGAAAAGGTGAGTCAAACACTGATATTACACTATCTTCAGAAGGTGCAGGAACTACAAGAGCAGTAGCAACTACTACGACAACTGATGGAAATTCAAAAGGTGGTGGTGGTGCTGGTAAATCAGGTATGAAAATCGAGAGTACAGATGAAGTTGTCTTTTGGAATCAGCTCGACTTAGAACTGCAAAGAGTTTTAAACAGACCTCAAGATAAATACAAAGCAGAAGCTCCTATTATAAATAAAAATGCAGGTATTGTAACTGTTACCGCGACTGTCAAGCAGATGGACAGATTAGAAGGCTACCTTAAAAATCTTCAAGATAAAGTACAACTTCAAGTTTTAATTGATGTTCAACTTCTTTCAGTAACAATGAGTAAAGGTAAAACTACCGGTGTTGATTGGAAACAGCTGTATGCTCTTCAAGATATCAATATAGAATTTGGTGCAAGCGCTGGGCAAAGAAGTGGAGTAAAGCAAGATGACAGCTTTATTACCCTTAGCAGTGCATCCGGTGTTCATTTAAATGAAGTTATAAAATTTCTTAAAACGCAAGGTGATGTAACTTCTATCTCCAATCCGAAGGTTTTAACTCTAAATAATCAACCTGCACTAATAACTGCAGGAGTGGAATATTTTTATAAAATAACAAGTACAGAAACATTAGCAGGCGCTACAAGCGGAACTCAAAGCTCAAGCGAAGATGTTCAATCAGTTTTTGCAGGTGTTCTTTTAGATATTACACCTGAGATTTCTGATGATAAAACAATCACACTAAAGATCAACCCTTCTCTATCTGAAGCAATAAGCACTACATTTATAGCTACTGGAGCCGCTGACAGAACTATGCCACCAGATTTAAGTCGTCGCCAATTATCATCTGTTGTGACTGTTAAAGATGGCAATAGAATTATTTTGGGTGGCTTAATAACTACACTTGATTCAATTGATGTAAATAAGGTTCCTATTCTAGGTGACATCCCTATCCTTAACTATCTTTTCAAATATGAAAACAAAGTTAGAACTGTAACAGAATTGGTAATCGTAATTGAGCCTCATATAATTAATAAAGAGAAAGATACTCTTTCTTTAAGTGACCTTGGATATACAAATATTTCAAAAGATCAACTATCAAACACTAAAAAGAAAGAGGCAGATGAAATCTAG
- the pilO gene encoding type 4a pilus biogenesis protein PilO yields MNFILMIEDYLQKTDNFFKEKSQKDVYYIYLMIIGVIVAIAYPFYDLSVDEFTNAKNKVKEISVKINSDKAFLQVNPETKIVQLSQDIKKLATELQINIDNNEYIKSKIETISSLIYDERAWGEYLSSISTNAKKYNIQIINFTNKYATNNESFGHILDISIQFKSDYSNAIKFINSLEKSELVVDVHDISMRAEDALNTKLDISVWGITY; encoded by the coding sequence ATGAATTTTATATTAATGATAGAAGATTACTTACAAAAAACCGACAATTTTTTTAAAGAAAAATCTCAAAAAGATGTGTATTACATATACTTAATGATTATTGGCGTTATTGTTGCCATAGCATATCCATTCTATGATTTATCAGTGGATGAATTTACAAATGCGAAAAATAAGGTAAAGGAAATTTCAGTAAAAATCAATTCCGATAAAGCATTTTTACAAGTTAATCCGGAAACTAAAATAGTTCAACTAAGTCAAGATATTAAAAAACTTGCAACTGAACTGCAAATCAATATAGACAATAATGAATATATTAAAAGTAAAATTGAAACAATATCTTCACTTATATATGATGAGAGAGCTTGGGGTGAATATCTTAGTTCAATATCAACTAATGCGAAAAAGTACAATATTCAAATTATCAATTTCACAAATAAATATGCAACGAACAATGAATCTTTTGGTCATATACTTGATATAAGCATTCAGTTCAAGAGCGACTATTCTAATGCTATTAAATTTATAAATTCTTTAGAGAAAAGTGAGTTGGTAGTTGATGTACATGATATAAGCATGAGAGCAGAGGATGCTCTAAATACAAAACTTGATATTTCTGTTTGGGGGATTACCTACTAA